Proteins encoded in a region of the Tetrapisispora phaffii CBS 4417 chromosome 12, complete genome genome:
- the SWI1 gene encoding Swi1p (similar to Saccharomyces cerevisiae SWI1 (YPL016W); ancestral locus Anc_8.472), whose product MDFFNDVNSFNDNEGGDDFISLFENSSLQQQNGETTENLMVDNNDSPMFMQSDLEMHESPALSNTLPFDGASVQNTLSPQDILARNTGSVTSLHQQISMSPQQVFSPNLTQNNKLNQNFQTSLSNQANSNSIENSSNASIGINNAMIGITVDPKMSAASTLGTTSSIVPQNILTNNLQPQTQILQNVQNMDKNDSPLTGNNNVNPSMMVTPPVKTHATKTGRNNKTTKAAKSAKTSRSAKDTKANRNNKQNSATSLNAANIMDNMNVNNVSSMNNINVSNMNNMNASNINPTNINNISMNNMHNMGNMNNMNSMKMNNMNMSNMNVNNMSPNNGTPNNMNNMNNMSNMSNMNNMNMNTMNMNNMNMNNIGNMNNMNNMGNMNNMGNINNMGNMNNMGNMTSMGNMNNMGNINMSNMNNMSNMNMNNMSNMGNMNTMNNMGNMNIIAQNNIDMNNINVNGMNMNSMNMSNMNMNNMGMNNMNNINNQQSNSNKVQNSNNPNPKNGLLNTNIAMLNMIQKKQLAEQIQRNQHQKTSAQQQKKQIQKETPKSRQQQKKVQKQLQSEMELQQKMQGKQGLLNENSRNINNIQVFQKEQAHSSQSSPQTPSSGMQLQTVLQNLPVELQRRISTEVNNKQYELFTKSVIENCKRNNITLQAIPEIQGKKINLFMLYMLVQRFGGGDQVSRNQQWSVLAQRLQITDTQRLASLYYQILLPYEKYTSSTEGLKESQAKKLFLQQYLSEILKKVQSFNLQQQQQQQQQQQLQQVVEQQKVQAHNAFQSMDKQGNLNIPLNTNTMNTPSNITPVGRLDNPSTARSKKPRKPRQKKKTKKELEQEKRKVEEEQRKQQLSIEQQQKEQLTERDRKFQEQNELLKKRYEEELSKLPKKYVRTVVKNYKPISRPLNNINGVNIDQVANIGSKINLNKPIFLFVPELGTVNLKALTTALESSNLGEVNTALNTLFVVSSDTNLNITLEKNADLLDALCVLGINCMHSLITNKVEGRKTQISCVNNDEYEISSDQDDLNEPKSKTNINMNTIFEEYIKSHPNSSDVPIVVDSLTGLDIEQLPPVLSPATTPLDITEQSEGISESTTRNIINEAPHHMSYLPTPIRFLSNQHMAEPVVLDYMASTNQIKQETDSIFTKVNIRGSDDAALMLCDQISTISMILRNLSFSNSNSKKLVRNVYLKRYFSDLMWLLVTNPEVFIHSRKAFNLKKDVVATFSNISHKFKVSNTTDIILFIMIILSFGISKRGAKIHGSDKLTFKEYPLDVSRYHSFGVDTIAKLLSVESPNRMLFKQVLLNDFKDLNNSRDIEAAKRLIRLYNNGDKYRILNDVFSYLISSIPFSQIFTKPTIIESTSPIIFQSLTAVLCIIKSFETETLTKNMYYKWITAEENIISNLKRLSELMSRTSIDTDSNLVYLKRIYTSVSILSLELTNVLLRKCINYVSDNKNDQSEIYKSILSIPNILSSEKESATMLANPLIDPNIVKHVMEELRIREEILHEAEIN is encoded by the coding sequence ATGGATTTCTTCAACGATGTCAATAGTTTTAATGACAATGAAGGTGGTGATGATTTCATCagtttatttgaaaactCTTCTCTTCAACAACAGAATGGTGAAACTACTGAAAATTTAATGgtagataataatgattcacCTATGTTCATGCAAAGTGATTTAGAGATGCATGAGTCTCCTGCTTTATCTAACACATTGCCATTCGATGGTGCCTCCGTGCAGAATACTCTCTCACCTCAAGATATACTGGCTCGTAACACAGGGTCAGTCACATCACTACATCAACAGATATCAATGTCACCACAACAAGTCTTCTCACCAAACCTAACTcagaataataaattaaatcaaaattttcagaCTTCTTTATCAAACCAAGCAAATAGTAATAGTATAGAAAATAGTAGCAATGCAAGTATAGGTATTAACAATGCCATGATTGGCATAACTGTGGATCCAAAAATGTCAGCTGCAAGTACACTAGGAACGACATCCAGCATCGTACCACAGAACATCCTGACAAATAACTTACAGCCACAAACACAAATACTTCAAAATGTTCAAAATATGGATAAGAATGATAGTCCGTTGACAGGCAATAATAATGTCAACCCAAGTATGATGGTAACCCCTCCAGTAAAAACTCATGCTACTAAAACAGGCAGGAACAACAAGACTACAAAGGCTGCTAAATCCGCTAAAACATCAAGATCTGCTAAGGATACAAAAGCtaatagaaataataaGCAAAATAGTGCTACCAGTTTGAATGCAGCCAATATAATGGATAATATGAATGTCAATAATGTGAGCAGCATGAACAACATAAATGTGAGTAACATGAATAACATGAACGCAAGTAACATAAACCCAACtaatataaacaatattagTATGAATAATATGCATAATATGGGCAACATGAATAATATGAACAGCATGAAAATGAACAACATGAACATGAGTAATATGAATGTAAACAATATGAGTCCAAATAACGGTACCCCAAATAACATGAATAACATGAATAACATGAGTAACATGAGTAACATGAATAACATGAACATGAATACTATGAACATGAACAACATGAATATGAATAACATAGgtaatatgaataatatgaataatatgggtaatatgaataacatgggtaatataaataacatGGGAAATATGAATAACATGGGTAACATGACTAGCATGGGTAATATGAATAACATGGGAAATATAAACATGAGTAATATGAATAACATGAGtaatatgaatatgaaTAACATGAGCAACATGGGCAACATGAATACCATGAATAATATGGGGaatatgaatattatagctcaaaataatattgacaTGAATAACATAAATGTAAATGGTATGAACATGAACAGTATGAACATGAGCAATATGAACATGAACAATATGGGCATgaataatatgaataacattaataatCAACAATCCAATTCAAACAAAgttcaaaattcaaataatccAAACCCTAAAAATGGACTATTGAATACTAATATTGCCATGTTGAATATGATACAGAAGAAACAACTAGCTGAACAGATTCAGAGAAATCAACATCAAAAGACTTCAGCTCAACAGCAGAAAAAGCAAATACAGAAGGAAACTCCGAAATCTCGCCAACAGCAAAAGAAAGTTCAGAAACAACTACAGTCAGAGATGGAACTTCAGCAGAAAATGCAAGGGAAACAAGGCctattaaatgaaaattcaagaaatataaataatattcaagtGTTTCAAAAAGAACAAGCACACTCTTCTCAAAGTTCACCACAAACCCCGTCATCTGGTATGCAACTTCAAACTgtattacaaaatttacCAGTTGAATTACAACGTAGGATATCAACAGAAGTTAATAACAAGCAATATGAGTTGTTTACAAAATctgttattgaaaattgtaagagaaataatataacattACAAGCTATACCAGAAATACAAGGCAAAAAGATAAATCTATTTATGTTATATATGTTAGTACAGCGCTTCGGTGGTGGTGATCAGGTATCACGTAACCAACAATGGTCAGTATTGGCTCAAAGGCTACAAATAACAGATACACAAAGACTGGCCAGTCTATACTATCAGATTTTGTTGCCATATGAGAAATACACATCATCCACAGAAGGTTTAAAAGAATCACAGGctaaaaaattgtttttacaacaatatttaagtgaaatattgaagaaagtACAATCATTCAATttgcaacaacaacagcaacaacaacaacaacagcaactGCAACAAGTAGTAGAACAGCAAAAGGTGCAGGCTCATAATGCTTTTCAGAGCATGGATAAACAAGGCAATTTAAACATACCACTTAACACAAATACCATGAATACGCCTTCCAATATAACTCCTGTAGGACGGTTAGATAATCCAAGTACTGCACGCTCTAAGAAACCAAGGAAGCCAAggcaaaagaaaaagacTAAAAAGGAGTTAGAGCAAGAAAAGAGGAAAGTGGAAGAAGAGCAAAGGAAGCAGCAGCTATCAATTGAGCAACAACAAAAGGAGCAATTGACTGAGAGGGATAGGAAATTTCAGGAACAGAATGAATTActaaaaaaaagatatgaagaagaattatcaaaattacCTAAAAAATATGTCAGAACGGTGGTTAAGAATTATAAACCTATTTCAAGACCACTTAACAATATTAACGGTGTTAATATAGACCAGGTGGCTAACATAGGTagcaaaataaatttgaataaaccaatctttttatttgttcCAGAATTAGGTACTGTAAACTTGAAAGCCTTAACCACTGCTTTAGAATCCTCCAACTTAGGCGAAGTCAACACTGCATTGAACACACTATTTGTTGTTAGTTCAGATACAAACTTAAATATTACTTTGGAGAAAAATGCTGATTTGCTGGACGCGTTGTGTGTTCTTGGTATAAATTGCATGCATTCCTTAATCACAAACAAGGTTGAGGGAAGAAAAACTCAAATTAGTTGCGTcaataatgatgaataCGAGATTTCTTCTGATCAAGATGATTTGAATGAGCCtaaatcaaaaacaaatattaatatgaataccatttttgaagaatacATTAAAAGTCATCCAAATTCATCGGATGTCCCAATCGTTGTTGACTCATTAACAGGTCTCGATATTGAACAACTACCACCTGTATTATCCCCAGCTACTACACCTCTTGATATCACAGAGCAAAGTGAAGGTATTTCCGAATCTACGActagaaatattattaatgaagcGCCCCATCACATGTCTTACTTGCCAACACCAATTAGGTTTTTATCCAATCAACATATGGCCGAGCCAGTCGTTCTTGATTATATGGCATCTACgaatcaaataaaacaagAAACTGATTCAATTTTTACGAAAGTGAATATTCGAGGCTCAGATGACGCAGCCCTAATGTTATGCGATCAAATTTCTACGATCTCAATGATTTTGAGAAATCTATCCTTCTCTAATAGCAACTCCAAGAAACTGGTTAGAAACgtttatttgaaaagatACTTTTCAGATTTGATGTGGCTCTTGGTTACAAACCCTGAAGTTTTCATACATTCTAGGAAGGCCTTTAACCTCAAGAAAGATGTTGTTGCAACGTTCTCAAATATATCTCACAAATTTAAAGTGTCAAATACAACCGATATAATTCTATTCATCATGATAATACTAAGTTTTGGCATATCAAAGAGAGGTGCTAAGATCCATGGATCAGATAAGCTAACCTTTAAAGAATATCCCTTAGATGTTAGTCGCTACCATTCTTTTGGTGTTGATACTATTGCAAAGTTGTTATCAGTCGAATCACCTAACAGGATGTTATTTAAACAAGTTTTATTGAATGATTTCaaagatttgaataattctAGAGATATTGAAGCGGCTAAGAGATTGATAAGATTGTACAACAATGGAGATAAGTATAGGATTTTGAATGATgttttttcatatttaatttcatcaattcCATTTTCACAAATTTTTACGAAGCCTACGATTATAGAAAGCACATCACcgataatatttcaaagttTGACTGCTGTGTTATGTATTATAAAGTCATTTGAAACAGAAACATTGACCAAGAATATGTATTATAAATGGATAACAGCAGAAGAGAATATAATTTCCAACTTAAAAAGATTAAGTGAATTAATGTCCAGGACTAGTATCGATACTGATTCAAATCTAGTTTATTTAAAACGTATTTACACATCCGTTAGCATATTATCATTAGAATTGACCAACGTACTATTGAGGAAATGTATTAATTATGTCTCTGACAATAAGAATGACCAATCCGAGATATacaaatcaattttatcgATCCCAAACATTTTATCGTCCGAGAAAGAATCGGCAACCATGTTAGCAAACCCATTGATCGATCCTAACATTGTGAAACATGTCATGGAGGAGCTAAGGATCAGGGAAGAAATCCTACACGAAGCAGAGATTAACTAG